The genomic interval CTTTCCCGCCTGTCTCGCTCCGAGATGCGGTACGACACTGTGGATATGAGCGCATGCGCCATTGAAATTACCGAAGACCTTCGGCAAACAGATCCCAATAGAAAGGTAGAATTCGTTATTTCACCGAATATCTCCGCACACGGAGACGCAACGCTGCTAAAAATCGCGCTGATTAATCTTCTGTCCAACGCGTGGAAATTCACAGGCAATCACGAGCATGCCAGGATCGAAGTCGGTGTTGAGAGTATTAAAAACGATAAAGTCTACTTCGTTCGAGACGATGGAGCTGGTTTCAATATGAAATATGTTGAAAAATTGTTTGGTGTTTTTCAACGCCTGCACGGTACAACAGAATTTTCAGGCAACGGAATCGGGCTTGCTACCGTACAACGGATAATACACCGGCACGGGGGACAAATATGGGCCGAAAGTGAAGTGGAGAAGGGGGCAATCTTCTATTTCACCTTACCGAAACAGAATTCTTGAAATCGATGCGGAAACAAGTCGTTGGACACAGACACTATCTCAACTTCAATTGTCAAACAAATTGGCATCTGTCGCCAGTTCAGTTATCAACAGTACAGGTCAACTCAGCCGTTGTGCCGTGAAAATAAAGGCAATTGTTTATATGCTTCAAATTCGAGAATACTCATAAATATTATGTGAAGAATAGAAGGTCAATAAAAATGATTCAAATAGTGAAACTTGAAGATCCGTTAATTAAAAAAACCGATAAACTTGTATCAAAAGTATTTCCATTCAGAAGTTTATCAGAACGCTTAACATTCTGGGCATTTAAAAATCAGAATAATGGATTAGTGAAAATATTAATTAAATTGTTCGGTGTTTCATCTCTATCAAATTTCTGGGTTGCTATAGATGAAGATAACAATGTTGTTGGAACAACTGGAATTTATACATACATAAAGGATGAAAATGAAGCAATCTGGTTGGCATGGTTCTGTGTTGATCCCGAGCAAAGAGGGAAAGGTATTGGGAAAAAATTGATCGAGTATTCAATCAATATGGCAAGAGAATACAAGAAAAAGTATTTTCGACTTTATACTTCAAGTGATCCTAATGAAGCTGCTGCCCAAAACCTATATGATAAATATGGCTTTAAAGTGATAAAAAGGGGAAAGAAATTATTTTACACGAGAATATATAGAGAGCTTGAATTATGAAAATCCTGTCTTACGCACAACAGTAGATAAATGACTTCGCTTATGCAATGAGATCAGCAAATGTGTTTGATCAAGTCGAAATATCAAAGATGAACTTGAAATTAACCCTCAAGGAAGAGATCAAATGAATGCAAAAGAAGTTGTAACAGCATTCTGGAAAACAATTGAGAGCAATGATTTTTACATGGCAAGTGAATGGCTCTCTGAAAATTTCGAATGCTACTGGCCTCAATCATCAGAATTGATCATCGGCAGAATGAATTTCGCTTTGATAAATACTAACTATCCTGCAAACGGCACCTGGAAATATCACATTAATTCAATTGTTTGTGAGGGTAATCACGTGGTTAGTGATGTTAGTGTTACAGATGGTACAGTCAGCGCCAGAGCGATAACATTCCATACTGTAGAGAATGACTTAATCACCAAGCAAACAGAATTCTGGCCGGAAAACTATGAAGCTCCAGAGTGGCGGAGACAGTGGGTCAGGATCGTTAAGTGATTTCCATAATCAAGCCATTGACAATCGTATTCAGTCGAATAAACAAAAACAGCTCAATGCATCGTCTCGGTTCCCGCTGCGTAGAATCAGGTGCGTAAAAACATGACTGACGAACTTACAATACGAGAAATGGCATATAAAGATCCTCCGACTATTGCGAAGGCGTTCCGTGCACAGGGGTGGAATAAAACGCAGGGTCAATATGAGAAATACCATTCGCAACAAATGGAAGGTAGTCGTACTGTTCTTATCGCTGAGATGAATGGAGAATTCGCTGGCTACCTCACCATAGTCTGGGAATCAGATTATCGCCCTTTTCGTGATGCGGGTATTCCCGAAATCGTAGATTTTAATGTCCTGATGGCTCAACAGCAGAAAGGTTTCGGGACTGCCCTTATGGACAGAGCAGAAGCCTTGATAGCGGAGAGATCGAAGATCGCAGGTATTTGTGTGGGCCTGGACGCGGATTTTGGAGCGGCCCAGGTTATGTACGCCAGGCGAGGCTATATACCCGATGGCCGCGGAATACAGTATGATGGAAAGCAGCTTAAGTTCGGGGATAAAACAATTGTGGATTACAGCCTTTGCATGTGTTTCATGAAGCAGCTCAAGGAATAGACGGACACTCAGGCAAGCAGTTCCTGGCCAGGTGATAAAGAATAAAATGAGAGATGAAACCGATGATCAACTTCGATCAATATTACCATAAATACCTTGGCGTTGATACGGAACGCATGAAAGCAGGAAATCGAGTCTTTCCATGCGAGAGAAGAGCAGAATCATTTGCTTTCTTCTATGTACACCATCTGATTTCAACAGTTATTGATGGGAATGTGATATTCTCTGTTTCTCCGGAGTTTGCTCCTGCCTTTGAGATTCAACGTACAGCACTTTCAGACAACCTTGTTAATGAGGAATTACTGAAAATGATCGATGATACTTTCTTTGATTTCCTTCCGGTCCTGCTTTACAGCACCAGACTTATGATACGAATGACACTGGATAAGGGAGAATTGGTCAAACAAAAAAAGAAGATCCAGGTTAATGTTCTCTCAGAATCAGACAAGGCCAGGTTCATTTCTCGCTGGATTGTTAGAGGAAAGAAATCTATTGAATATTTGTGGGACGCAAGAGCAGAAACTATTCGTGCCGGCAGATACTTCACTGCTTTTGAGAAAGATGAAATCGCTTCTTCAGCATACATATCAGATATTGATTACCAGGGAGCAAATATTACGGTAGGAACAGGTTTAAAATTCAGGAAAAAAGGATATGGAAAAGCTGTTGTCAGCCATGCGACTGAATGGTGCTTCACGCATGGATATCGACCAATATACCTTGTAGATATTAACAACAAACCATCGATTAAACTGGCTGAGAGCCTGGGTTTCAGGGAGATGTCTCGGGAAGTTATCGTATCGTCGTACAATGAAATCCATTAATAATAATCGATTGCCAGAACGTCAAAAACGCTGCTTCGAAACATTTATATATCCACATGCTTAAGCCTGATGCAAAAAAAAAGGAGCATCAGATATGTGGTTAAAAGTTATTGTGATTGCGATTATCGTTCTGGTTTTCGTGATTACGGCAGCAATCCTCTACGGCGCGAACCGGTGGCAGTCGAACACGAAAGAACTGTATTCGAAGATGGAGGCAGCACGCTTACCGATCAGCCCTGAATCGTATTATTCACACGAATGGGATGGGCTGCCCGTTCCTGTTCAGCGGTATTTCCGCGCTGTTCTAAAAGAGGGGCAGCCATTGATTGCGGCGGTCAACCTTGAACACACTGGAACATTCAACATGAGTGAAACAGGAGAACAATGGAAGCCGTTCAAGTCGACTCAGCGCGTCATTACGCAGTGCCCGGGTTTTGTCTGGGATGCACGCATCTGTATGGTGCCGTTGCTTAACGTTTTTATCCATGATGCCTACATCGCTGGTGAGGGTGTTCTGACTGCGAAGCTGTTCGGTTTCCTGACAGTGATGGAGCAACCAGGTATTCCGGAACTGGCACAGGGAGAGCTGATGCGTTTTTTCGCTGAAGCGGTATGGTATCCCACAGCACTTCTTCCGGGTCAGGGTGTGATTTGGGAGGCAATTGATGACGCACACGCCAGTGCTACTCTTACCGACGGTATAACTACAGTAAACTGGTGTTTCAGTTTGATGCTCAGGGATTAATCAGTTCAGTTTATTCCCATGGCCGATACCGTGAAGCGGACGGAATGCAGATAATAACCCCATGGCAGGGTCGTTTCTGGAACTACGAATTACACGACGATATGCTTATACCATTTGAGGGCGAAGTGGAATGGCTGCTGCCGGAAGGACCAAAACCTTACTGGCGCGGCCATATTCAGCAAATCGAATACGAATATACGGATTAACCGCCTGATACAGGTACAACAGCCGCTATGGAATTATTTGTCTTCAATCTCATCCAGAGCTTCGCTCAGTGAATCCCGAACCTGCTCCATCAATTCAGGCGTCAATGTAATACCCTTGCGAGTGGGCTTCCAGTCGCCCTTGTCATCCATATAGTAAATCCTGGCGCCAATGTACTGATTTCCTTTGAATTCAGACAGTTCTATTCGTACCAGATCCGTACCCTTCTCGATATCCCTGATAGTTTTTTCCAATGGTTTCATCCTCTCCAAATGCTGACTCTGGTTACTCACGAAAGGCAAGTCTAATAAAAAAGAGCTTTGAAATGCAAGATCAAATAATTGCAGTGTGATAATTGGGGAGGTTCAGAGTACTGATCAACCGCACTCAGAGTAGCCACAATTCAAAGCGCAGGAAACACATCCTGATTCATACTTGAGCGGTCCTCCGCACATTGGACAGGCTCCTGCAAGGTTTTCGACTACTTCATCATCTAGTTCAGATCTGATATTCTCAGATTCTCCTCCCGTGTTCTCCACAGGTTCAAGAGATTGAATTGTACTTATTGTCTGCTCCTGAATTGAATCAGGATTTCCTTCAAGATACCATTCGATAGTCTGACCAATTGCATCAGCGCAAGAGAGTATTCTGTTTCCACCCTGCCAGACAATCCGGTGACAGCTGATCCCTGTCAGTTCTTTGACAATTGCTTCAGGTTTGATATTTGACCGCAGTGCAAGCGAAACAAGTCTGCTGATAGCTTCCGACTGACTCGCTGCGCATCCTCCGGCCTTGCCCATCTGAGAGAATATCTCTACAGGTCCGTCCGAGTCCATATTGATGGTTACGTAAAGGTTACCACAACCGGTCCGGATTCTCCTTGTGATACCGGATGTGACATCTCCCCTGTCTCTTGGACCAATCGGAATTGCAGGGAGCGGAACATCAAGCATCTGTTCTTCGGTTTCAGAACTATTCAGATTGAGAACCTGCTTATCTCTGCTCTTGTCACGGTATACAGTAACACCCTTGCAACCAAGCCGTCTGGATAATTTGAATACTTCCGCTACATCCTCGCGAGTAGCATCCTCAGGCAAATTAACTGTTTTTGAAACAGCATTATCAGTGTACTTCTGGAAAGCAGCCTGCATTCGGACATGGTAAGCAGGAGAAATATCATGAGATGTACTGAATACTCTCTGGACATCAATCGGAATTTCTTTTATTCCCTGACATGAACCTTTTTCAGTCACCAGGCTCATGATCTTCTCGGAGGCAAATCCTCTCTCCTCGGCTACTCTTGAAAATTCGGGAACAACTTCATACAGTTCATCATTCTCATCAAGAAGATTACGCCTGGTGAATGACAGTGCAAATACCGGCTCAATGCCTCCCGAACATCCAGCAAGAATACTTATGGAACCAGTAGGAGCTATTGTTGTTACAGTAGCATTTCGGAGCGGGGTCTGATGCTTT from Candidatus Aegiribacteria sp. carries:
- a CDS encoding GNAT family N-acetyltransferase translates to MAYKDPPTIAKAFRAQGWNKTQGQYEKYHSQQMEGSRTVLIAEMNGEFAGYLTIVWESDYRPFRDAGIPEIVDFNVLMAQQQKGFGTALMDRAEALIAERSKIAGICVGLDADFGAAQVMYARRGYIPDGRGIQYDGKQLKFGDKTIVDYSLCMCFMKQLKE
- a CDS encoding GNAT family N-acetyltransferase, which translates into the protein MINFDQYYHKYLGVDTERMKAGNRVFPCERRAESFAFFYVHHLISTVIDGNVIFSVSPEFAPAFEIQRTALSDNLVNEELLKMIDDTFFDFLPVLLYSTRLMIRMTLDKGELVKQKKKIQVNVLSESDKARFISRWIVRGKKSIEYLWDARAETIRAGRYFTAFEKDEIASSAYISDIDYQGANITVGTGLKFRKKGYGKAVVSHATEWCFTHGYRPIYLVDINNKPSIKLAESLGFREMSREVIVSSYNEIH
- a CDS encoding GNAT family N-acetyltransferase; this translates as MKLEDPLIKKTDKLVSKVFPFRSLSERLTFWAFKNQNNGLVKILIKLFGVSSLSNFWVAIDEDNNVVGTTGIYTYIKDENEAIWLAWFCVDPEQRGKGIGKKLIEYSINMAREYKKKYFRLYTSSDPNEAAAQNLYDKYGFKVIKRGKKLFYTRIYRELEL
- a CDS encoding nuclear transport factor 2 family protein, which produces MNAKEVVTAFWKTIESNDFYMASEWLSENFECYWPQSSELIIGRMNFALINTNYPANGTWKYHINSIVCEGNHVVSDVSVTDGTVSARAITFHTVENDLITKQTEFWPENYEAPEWRRQWVRIVK
- a CDS encoding transcriptional coactivator p15/PC4 family protein; amino-acid sequence: MEKTIRDIEKGTDLVRIELSEFKGNQYIGARIYYMDDKGDWKPTRKGITLTPELMEQVRDSLSEALDEIEDK